From Pseudoalteromonas sp. R3, one genomic window encodes:
- a CDS encoding 6-carboxytetrahydropterin synthase: MILFVDALTVIDFSYLCSKRGAVGESWIVDMTLHGQLNEESMVLDFAKVKKQIKAIIDDTIDHKLAIPSQLDCNLSSQDGRVRFDGEFCGHHLAMSAPDEAVCIVEGDVINEDAVIAFLKQQILPNMPDNVKDVEIELRPEPSRSFYYHYSHGLKKHDGNCQRIIHGHRSDIGIYLDDISMPRLQKEWAERWQDIYLGSEEDLIDASALKHITARDNDYAFAYSASQGYFELAISKSRCDLIPCDSTVECIAEYLAGEIKAQYPERKVKVKAFEGVGKGAIAYA; encoded by the coding sequence ATGATCCTTTTTGTAGATGCTTTGACGGTAATTGATTTTTCTTACTTGTGTAGTAAACGCGGCGCCGTCGGCGAGAGCTGGATTGTTGATATGACATTGCATGGCCAGTTGAATGAAGAGTCTATGGTGCTGGACTTTGCCAAGGTAAAGAAACAGATCAAGGCCATTATAGATGACACAATTGATCATAAGCTGGCAATTCCAAGTCAACTGGATTGCAATTTGTCTTCGCAAGACGGCAGAGTGAGGTTTGACGGTGAATTTTGCGGTCATCACCTCGCTATGAGTGCACCTGACGAAGCTGTTTGTATCGTCGAGGGTGACGTTATCAACGAAGACGCTGTGATTGCGTTTTTGAAGCAACAAATCTTGCCTAACATGCCTGATAACGTGAAGGACGTCGAAATTGAACTTCGCCCTGAGCCTAGTCGCAGTTTTTACTACCATTACAGTCACGGCTTGAAAAAGCATGACGGTAACTGCCAGCGTATTATTCACGGACACCGCTCTGACATTGGCATTTATCTTGATGATATTAGCATGCCTCGTTTGCAAAAGGAGTGGGCGGAGCGCTGGCAGGACATCTATCTTGGCAGTGAAGAAGATTTGATTGATGCAAGCGCACTAAAGCACATTACTGCACGCGACAATGATTATGCTTTTGCTTACTCGGCATCTCAGGGATACTTTGAGCTGGCCATCAGCAAATCACGTTGTGACTTGATCCCCTGTGACAGCACCGTTGAGTGTATTGCAGAGTATCTCGCCGGTGAGATCAAAGCACAGTATCCAGAGCGAAAAGTGAAAGTGAAGGCGTTTGAGGGCGTTGGAAAAGGAGCAATCGCTTATGCCTGA
- a CDS encoding acyl-CoA thioesterase gives MTQTDKDAVIAQRIKDSQTSVTKTVFPGRTNHHNTLFGGDALAWMDEVAFIAATRFCRKPLVTISSDRVDFKEAIPAGTFAELVANVVHVGNTSLKVEVHIYLETMHKDDKHLAISGSFTFVAVDDNHRPTPVVCDQMLNGFS, from the coding sequence ATGACACAAACAGATAAAGACGCAGTAATAGCTCAACGAATTAAAGACTCGCAAACCTCGGTTACCAAAACGGTATTTCCAGGTCGTACCAACCACCATAACACACTGTTTGGTGGCGATGCGTTAGCCTGGATGGATGAGGTGGCCTTTATTGCTGCGACGCGTTTTTGCCGCAAACCTTTGGTAACCATTTCATCAGACAGAGTCGACTTTAAAGAAGCGATCCCGGCTGGCACATTTGCAGAGCTCGTAGCTAACGTGGTTCATGTCGGTAACACCAGCTTAAAAGTGGAAGTTCACATTTACCTGGAAACCATGCACAAAGATGATAAGCACCTGGCCATCTCTGGCAGCTTTACATTTGTAGCTGTCGATGACAACCACAGACCAACGCCAGTAGTTTGTGATCAAATGTTGAATGGCTTTAGTTAA
- the lrp gene encoding leucine-responsive transcriptional regulator Lrp, translating to MNMHTQLDRTDRKILVELQKDGRISNVELARRIGLSATPCLERVKKLEREGYIKGYKAVVDPVKLGQGLLVFVEVTVNKNSPDVFDRFNQAVKQHDEIIECHLVSGNFDYLLKTRVTDMSEYRGVLGEILLKLPSISESRTYVVMEEVKGEQGEVIKPCAP from the coding sequence CTGAACATGCATACTCAGTTAGATAGAACCGATAGAAAGATTTTAGTTGAACTGCAAAAAGACGGACGAATTTCTAATGTAGAATTGGCCAGAAGGATTGGGCTAAGTGCAACACCTTGCCTGGAGCGCGTCAAAAAGCTTGAACGTGAAGGTTATATAAAAGGTTACAAGGCGGTTGTGGATCCGGTCAAACTGGGTCAGGGTTTGTTGGTCTTTGTGGAAGTCACAGTCAATAAAAATTCGCCTGACGTATTCGACCGGTTCAATCAGGCGGTAAAGCAGCATGACGAGATTATTGAATGTCATCTGGTATCCGGTAACTTTGATTATCTGTTAAAAACCCGGGTAACAGATATGTCTGAATACCGAGGTGTTCTGGGTGAGATACTATTGAAACTGCCTAGTATTAGCGAAAGCCGTACTTATGTTGTTATGGAAGAAGTCAAAGGGGAGCAAGGTGAAGTGATAAAACCTTGTGCACCCTAA
- the serS gene encoding serine--tRNA ligase produces MLDAKYLRQDIEEAAERLKKRGFELDVAAINALEEKRKTLQTKTQELQSERNSRSKAIGQAKAKGEDVQPLLDAVADLGDQLSAAKTEQDEVLAQLQDIAATLPNLPAEDVPVGADESENVEISKWGEPKTFDFEVKDHVDLGEALGKGLDFETGVKLSGSRFTVMRGGIARLNRALSQFMLDTHTDKNGYTEMCVPYLVNKASLYGTGQLPKFAEDLFHTEALSEDQDGYSLIPTAEVPLTNCARDEIFDEKELPVRMTAYTPCFRSEAGSYGRDTRGLIRQHQFDKVELVQLVKPEDSMAALEELTGHAEGILQALELPYRKVVLCTGDMGFGAAKTYDLEVWLPAQNTYREISSCSNMQDFQARRMQARFRRAGEKKPELLHTLNGSGLAIGRTLVAILENYQQADGSIVVPDVLRPYMGGLEIIQ; encoded by the coding sequence ATGTTAGATGCAAAGTATTTACGCCAGGACATTGAGGAAGCAGCAGAGCGTTTGAAAAAACGTGGCTTTGAACTTGATGTAGCAGCTATTAACGCGCTGGAAGAAAAACGAAAAACACTGCAGACCAAAACTCAGGAGCTGCAAAGTGAGCGTAACAGCCGTTCCAAGGCGATAGGCCAGGCCAAAGCAAAAGGGGAAGACGTTCAGCCGCTACTTGATGCAGTTGCAGATCTGGGCGATCAGCTCAGTGCGGCAAAAACTGAGCAGGATGAAGTGCTGGCTCAGTTGCAAGATATTGCAGCAACCTTACCTAATCTGCCGGCCGAAGATGTGCCTGTGGGTGCTGATGAAAGCGAAAATGTTGAAATCAGTAAATGGGGCGAGCCTAAAACATTCGACTTTGAAGTAAAAGACCACGTTGACTTGGGTGAAGCGCTGGGCAAGGGTTTGGATTTCGAAACCGGTGTTAAGTTAAGTGGCTCACGCTTTACCGTGATGCGTGGCGGTATTGCCCGCCTTAATCGTGCATTATCGCAATTTATGTTGGATACGCATACAGATAAAAATGGTTACACGGAAATGTGTGTGCCTTACCTGGTCAATAAAGCAAGCCTTTATGGTACCGGTCAGCTGCCTAAGTTTGCAGAAGACTTGTTCCACACTGAGGCACTGAGTGAAGACCAAGACGGCTACAGCCTTATTCCTACTGCTGAAGTACCTTTGACTAACTGTGCTCGAGATGAAATCTTCGACGAAAAAGAGCTACCTGTTCGCATGACTGCTTACACACCGTGTTTCAGAAGTGAAGCGGGCAGTTATGGTCGCGACACCCGTGGTCTGATCCGTCAGCACCAGTTTGATAAAGTAGAACTGGTGCAGCTGGTTAAGCCAGAAGACTCAATGGCAGCACTGGAAGAGCTGACAGGCCACGCAGAGGGTATTTTACAGGCGTTGGAGCTACCTTATCGCAAAGTGGTTCTGTGTACTGGTGATATGGGCTTTGGCGCTGCTAAAACCTATGATCTTGAGGTTTGGTTACCTGCACAAAACACTTATCGCGAAATCTCGTCTTGTTCAAATATGCAAGATTTCCAGGCTCGACGTATGCAGGCACGTTTTCGTCGTGCAGGTGAGAAGAAGCCAGAATTACTCCATACACTAAATGGCTCTGGATTAGCAATTGGCCGTACTTTGGTTGCAATATTAGAAAACTATCAACAAGCTGATGGTTCTATTGTTGTGCCAGACGTATTGAGACCATATATGGGCGGTCTTGAGATAATTCAGTAA
- the rmf gene encoding ribosome modulation factor — MKRQKRDRLERAHAQGFKAGLAGRSKDLCPYQQVEHRSEWLGGWREAIDNRNMYKT; from the coding sequence ATGAAGAGACAGAAAAGAGACCGTTTAGAAAGAGCACATGCCCAGGGATTTAAAGCAGGTTTAGCGGGCCGGTCCAAAGATTTATGTCCATATCAGCAAGTAGAGCACAGATCCGAATGGTTGGGGGGATGGCGAGAGGCCATAGATAACCGCAACATGTACAAAACCTAA
- a CDS encoding GNAT family protein: MDYDISPYLNLTPLNIKQASVLLEAVELSRESLETYLPWAASVTDLDGAKKYISERLAMSDSRYFSIMYHHQFIGVFAIKSVEAPNTCEIGYWLCETARGNAIMDKVLRVMLPRLQEELAMRHIEFHCLDFNVASIKIAQRAGAKLVRRYVVPMQDKLPKTMCIYTADLS, encoded by the coding sequence ATGGATTACGACATCTCACCGTATTTAAACCTCACTCCGCTAAACATAAAACAGGCGAGTGTACTACTGGAAGCTGTAGAGTTGAGCAGGGAGAGCCTGGAAACTTACTTGCCCTGGGCAGCGTCTGTTACGGATCTGGATGGCGCCAAAAAGTATATCTCAGAACGTCTTGCTATGTCTGACAGTCGCTATTTTTCTATTATGTATCATCATCAATTTATTGGTGTTTTTGCTATTAAATCGGTAGAGGCACCCAATACCTGTGAAATCGGGTACTGGCTTTGTGAAACAGCACGCGGTAATGCAATAATGGATAAAGTTCTCCGAGTGATGTTACCCAGATTACAAGAAGAGCTAGCAATGCGGCATATCGAGTTTCATTGCCTGGATTTTAATGTCGCAAGCATCAAAATCGCGCAACGGGCAGGGGCTAAACTGGTCCGGCGCTATGTGGTTCCAATGCAAGATAAACTACCAAAAACTATGTGTATATATACCGCGGACTTGTCATAA
- a CDS encoding Na+/H+ antiporter family protein: MNAVIIGVLLMLGLTLFRVNVIVAMTISAMVAGLSAGLGLSETLNAFNSGLSGGAEIALSYAMLGAFAVAISKSGLTQILADKLLSLVHGNQQSSSQLLSMLIMVIILGCSVASQNLIPVHIAFIPILIPPLLVIFNQLNIDRRAIACILTFGLATSYMVLPYGFGGIYLYSILHKNLVDNGLEIINTQVPYAMVIPALGMLIGLIIAVFISYRKPRQYTHDEVTSDMLQPGIMSHDAQEKRKVIIAGTLAIVCSLLAQNVSGSMILGGLVGVMMFSLFGIVKWDQSSDVFSKGVAMMAMIGFIMISAQGFASVMKETGHVASLVSACADFVGENKPLAAAMILLVGLLITMGIGSSFSTVPIIATLFVPLSMEVGFSAMATVALVGTAGALGDAGSPASDSTLGPTSGLNADGQHDHIWDSVVPTFIHFNIPLLIFGWIAAMVL; encoded by the coding sequence ATGAATGCTGTCATTATTGGTGTTTTGCTGATGCTCGGCCTGACACTATTTAGAGTAAACGTGATTGTTGCAATGACGATCAGTGCTATGGTTGCCGGGCTAAGTGCCGGCCTTGGGTTATCGGAAACACTCAATGCGTTTAATTCCGGCCTCTCCGGTGGCGCAGAAATTGCGCTGAGCTATGCCATGTTAGGTGCGTTTGCTGTTGCCATTTCTAAATCTGGGTTAACCCAGATCCTAGCCGACAAGCTGCTGTCACTGGTCCACGGCAATCAGCAAAGCTCTAGTCAGCTGTTAAGTATGCTGATTATGGTTATTATTCTGGGCTGCTCTGTCGCATCACAAAACCTTATTCCGGTGCACATCGCTTTCATCCCAATCCTGATACCGCCACTGTTAGTGATATTTAATCAGCTGAATATCGACCGCCGAGCCATTGCCTGTATATTGACTTTTGGTTTGGCAACTTCCTATATGGTGTTGCCTTATGGATTTGGCGGTATCTATCTTTATTCAATTCTGCACAAAAACTTGGTTGATAACGGCCTAGAAATAATCAATACACAAGTCCCCTATGCCATGGTGATCCCGGCACTGGGAATGCTAATTGGCCTGATCATTGCGGTATTCATCAGTTACCGTAAACCGCGTCAGTATACTCATGATGAAGTGACGTCCGATATGCTACAGCCGGGCATCATGAGTCATGATGCTCAAGAAAAACGTAAGGTTATCATTGCTGGCACTCTTGCTATCGTTTGTTCCTTACTTGCACAGAACGTCAGCGGTTCAATGATTCTGGGCGGTCTGGTTGGCGTTATGATGTTCAGTCTGTTTGGTATTGTTAAGTGGGACCAGAGTTCAGATGTATTCAGTAAAGGCGTTGCTATGATGGCGATGATTGGCTTTATTATGATCTCTGCACAAGGTTTTGCGTCTGTTATGAAAGAAACCGGTCACGTTGCCAGTTTGGTAAGTGCGTGTGCTGATTTTGTTGGAGAGAATAAACCATTGGCCGCTGCCATGATATTACTGGTGGGTTTACTTATTACTATGGGCATCGGTAGCTCCTTCTCGACGGTGCCTATTATCGCAACTCTGTTTGTACCTCTATCAATGGAAGTGGGCTTTTCTGCTATGGCAACGGTTGCACTTGTTGGAACAGCAGGAGCGTTGGGAGACGCAGGTTCACCGGCATCTGATTCGACCTTAGGACCAACATCCGGTTTAAATGCCGATGGTCAACACGACCATATCTGGGATTCAGTAGTCCCAACTTTTATTCACTTTAACATCCCTTTGCTTATCTTTGGCTGGATTGCTGCAATGGTGCTATAG
- the fabA gene encoding bifunctional 3-hydroxydecanoyl-ACP dehydratase/trans-2-decenoyl-ACP isomerase produces MEPKNSYTKEELILCAEGKMFGENNCRLPIDNMLMMDRIIEINEDGGEFGKGQIVAELDINPDLWFFDCHFRGDPVMPGCLGLDAMWQIVGFFLGWSGGPGLGRALGVGEVKFTGQILPTAKKVTYRVDMKRVIKRKLFMGLADGTVEVDGRVIYEAKDLKVGLFQDTSAF; encoded by the coding sequence ATGGAACCAAAAAATAGCTATACAAAAGAAGAACTGATCCTCTGTGCTGAAGGCAAAATGTTTGGCGAGAACAACTGTCGCCTGCCAATCGATAATATGCTCATGATGGACCGTATCATCGAGATTAATGAAGATGGCGGTGAATTCGGTAAAGGCCAAATCGTTGCAGAGCTGGATATTAACCCTGATCTGTGGTTTTTCGACTGTCACTTCCGTGGCGACCCGGTCATGCCAGGCTGTCTGGGTCTGGATGCAATGTGGCAAATCGTCGGTTTCTTCCTGGGTTGGTCAGGCGGTCCGGGCCTTGGTCGAGCACTGGGTGTAGGTGAAGTTAAATTCACAGGCCAGATCTTGCCAACCGCTAAGAAAGTAACTTACCGTGTAGACATGAAACGTGTTATCAAGCGTAAGCTGTTTATGGGTCTGGCAGATGGCACAGTAGAAGTTGATGGTCGTGTGATTTACGAAGCAAAAGACTTGAAAGTTGGCTTGTTCCAGGACACTAGCGCATTCTAA
- a CDS encoding DNA translocase FtsK — MRLNGIQRLLETGLIISTAAAIFTLCALISFDPADPAWTQTGEFIKVNNITGAAGAWVADILLLSFGWLAFLVPAFIQLFGYLLFKKPHKLLQLDYTTLGLRLIGGTLFITSASAICSINFDDIYNFSSGGVVGDVVASAMMPAFNFTGTTILLLCFFFAGLTLLTGVSWVEFVDYIGEKVVAFCKWCFAKIKHRAEHTPVTTPTPDNVSLDSEAPRPESALINTMDREAGTDSGLNDDVSAENELDTSTEAEQPEPEETKPKKLKDRLFGPKAEPATESVPDRVLETDKRSGDDIAVAPSVFDELDDILEQEINFSAVDDEAFDTVAALNALDDTPAPAETKVVSPARPLKPKEKPASGYQPPPSAKEQFEALLEAEPPKDPLPSLDLLDRPDKAKNPISEEELEAVSRLVEAKLLDFNIQAKVMGVYPGPVVTRFELDLAPGIKVAKITGLAKDLARSLSAVSVRVVEVIPGKTYVGLELPNKNREIVRLSEVINAPKFEQNPSPLTMVLGKDIAGQPVVADLAKMPHLLVAGTTGSGKSVGVNVMILSLLYKSPPEDVRMIMIDPKMLELSVYEGIPHLLCEVVTDMKEAANALRWCVGEMERRYKLMSALGVRNLKGYNQKILDAKEAGHPIMDPLFKDTDGMADEPQELDKLPSIVVVIDEFADMMMIVGKKVEELIARIAQKARAAGIHLVLATQRPSVDVITGLIKANIPTRMAFQVSSKIDSRTILDQQGAENLLGMGDMLYLPPGTSVPIRVHGAFVDDHEVHAVVSDWKARGKPNYIDDILCGEATEDILLPGETSEGEDEESDPLYDEAVGFVIETGKVSVSSVQRKLRVGYNRAARLVEQMEMSGVVSAPGHNGAREVLVPKGGAN; from the coding sequence ATGCGCTTAAATGGTATTCAGCGCCTGCTGGAGACTGGCCTGATCATCAGTACGGCGGCGGCAATTTTTACGCTGTGCGCACTCATCAGCTTTGATCCGGCCGATCCCGCCTGGACGCAAACGGGCGAATTTATCAAGGTCAATAACATTACTGGCGCTGCCGGTGCCTGGGTTGCCGATATTCTGCTGCTCAGTTTTGGCTGGTTGGCCTTTCTGGTGCCGGCTTTTATTCAGTTATTCGGCTACCTGTTATTTAAAAAACCACACAAATTATTGCAGCTTGATTACACCACGTTGGGGTTAAGGCTCATTGGCGGTACCTTGTTTATCACCTCTGCCAGCGCTATCTGTAGTATCAACTTTGATGATATCTACAACTTTTCTTCCGGTGGGGTAGTGGGGGACGTGGTCGCCAGTGCCATGATGCCAGCGTTCAATTTTACCGGTACCACCATCTTATTACTGTGTTTTTTCTTTGCCGGTTTAACCTTACTCACGGGTGTCTCCTGGGTTGAGTTCGTTGACTACATTGGCGAAAAGGTAGTGGCATTTTGTAAGTGGTGTTTTGCAAAGATTAAACATCGTGCAGAACACACGCCTGTTACAACACCTACACCAGACAATGTAAGTTTAGATAGTGAGGCACCGAGGCCAGAGTCTGCCCTGATAAACACCATGGATAGAGAGGCCGGAACTGATAGTGGACTCAATGATGATGTATCTGCAGAAAATGAGTTGGATACGTCGACCGAAGCAGAGCAGCCAGAACCAGAAGAAACTAAACCAAAGAAGCTTAAAGACAGATTGTTTGGCCCCAAAGCCGAGCCTGCCACAGAGTCAGTTCCAGACAGGGTGCTGGAAACAGATAAACGCTCTGGAGACGATATCGCTGTAGCACCAAGTGTGTTTGATGAACTCGATGATATTCTTGAGCAGGAAATTAATTTTTCAGCAGTTGACGATGAAGCTTTTGATACGGTTGCTGCACTTAATGCGCTAGACGACACACCTGCGCCAGCAGAGACCAAAGTTGTTTCGCCAGCCAGGCCATTGAAGCCCAAGGAAAAACCAGCCTCTGGTTATCAGCCGCCGCCCAGCGCTAAAGAGCAGTTTGAGGCTTTATTAGAAGCCGAGCCGCCGAAAGATCCGTTGCCCTCGCTTGACCTGCTGGACAGACCCGATAAGGCGAAGAACCCGATATCCGAAGAGGAATTGGAAGCCGTATCTCGTCTGGTAGAGGCTAAATTACTGGATTTCAATATTCAGGCCAAGGTCATGGGGGTTTATCCTGGCCCTGTTGTTACTCGTTTTGAGCTGGACCTGGCACCTGGTATAAAAGTAGCGAAAATTACTGGTCTGGCAAAAGATTTGGCACGTTCGTTGTCTGCGGTTAGCGTGCGTGTGGTTGAAGTGATCCCGGGTAAGACTTATGTGGGCCTGGAGCTGCCCAACAAGAACCGTGAAATAGTGCGGCTATCCGAAGTCATCAACGCCCCTAAGTTTGAGCAGAATCCATCACCCTTGACTATGGTACTGGGTAAAGATATCGCTGGCCAGCCTGTGGTCGCCGACCTTGCTAAAATGCCGCATTTGCTGGTCGCGGGTACAACTGGTTCAGGTAAGTCAGTGGGCGTTAATGTCATGATATTAAGCTTGCTATACAAGTCGCCACCTGAAGATGTGCGGATGATCATGATTGACCCGAAAATGCTCGAATTGTCGGTGTATGAAGGCATTCCCCACCTGTTATGTGAGGTTGTAACCGACATGAAAGAAGCTGCCAATGCACTGCGTTGGTGTGTGGGTGAAATGGAGCGTCGTTATAAGCTGATGTCGGCACTGGGAGTGCGTAATCTCAAAGGCTATAACCAAAAAATATTGGATGCCAAAGAAGCCGGACACCCCATTATGGATCCGCTGTTTAAAGATACCGATGGCATGGCGGATGAGCCACAGGAACTCGATAAGCTACCGAGTATTGTGGTGGTGATTGACGAATTTGCTGACATGATGATGATTGTGGGCAAAAAAGTGGAAGAGCTGATTGCACGTATCGCGCAAAAAGCCCGTGCTGCTGGTATTCACTTAGTATTGGCAACGCAGAGACCATCCGTTGATGTGATCACTGGTTTGATCAAAGCGAATATTCCAACCCGAATGGCGTTTCAGGTATCGAGTAAAATTGACTCACGTACCATATTAGACCAACAGGGGGCAGAAAACCTGTTGGGTATGGGTGATATGTTGTACCTGCCACCTGGCACCAGTGTACCAATCCGCGTGCATGGCGCGTTTGTAGACGACCATGAAGTGCATGCGGTTGTGAGCGACTGGAAAGCACGTGGTAAACCTAACTATATCGACGACATCTTGTGTGGTGAGGCCACAGAAGATATTTTACTACCAGGCGAGACAAGCGAAGGTGAAGATGAAGAATCGGATCCGCTATACGATGAAGCGGTGGGATTCGTGATTGAAACAGGTAAGGTATCAGTCTCGAGTGTTCAGCGTAAGTTGCGCGTAGGCTACAACCGCGCGGCTCGTCTGGTCGAACAAATGGAAATGTCCGGCGTCGTTAGTGCGCCAGGACACAATGGTGCCAGAGAAGTTTTGGTACCTAAAGGTGGAGCGAATTAA
- the lolA gene encoding outer membrane lipoprotein chaperone LolA produces the protein MKLKPLILALSVTGVIPVADAAQTTEAQTVSVAAQSLKQKLKALESFRAKFEQSVIDQDGHLIQSGKGEIALQYPAKIRWQQDEPDETLLVSDGLRTVYFDSFAEQATILNTLGLIDTTPFVLLTTQDPKQWQKYSVSEVSGGYRIEPVQTGAQVERLDVLFADNSLKIGQLNVTDSSGQISSFKFSGAQINVPIDAAQFKFVIPEGVVVDDQTQSD, from the coding sequence ATGAAGTTAAAACCACTTATTCTGGCCCTGAGTGTTACTGGGGTCATACCTGTTGCAGATGCAGCACAAACAACCGAAGCCCAGACCGTCAGCGTTGCGGCACAGTCATTAAAACAAAAGCTAAAGGCACTTGAGAGCTTCCGGGCCAAGTTTGAGCAAAGCGTTATCGATCAGGATGGTCACCTGATCCAGTCAGGTAAAGGTGAAATCGCCTTGCAATATCCAGCAAAAATCCGTTGGCAGCAGGATGAGCCCGATGAGACGCTGTTGGTTTCTGATGGGTTAAGAACTGTGTATTTCGATAGCTTTGCAGAGCAGGCTACCATTCTCAATACTTTGGGCCTGATAGACACTACGCCTTTTGTGTTGTTGACTACGCAAGACCCTAAACAGTGGCAAAAATATAGCGTGTCGGAGGTTTCAGGCGGGTATCGCATCGAACCTGTTCAAACGGGTGCCCAGGTGGAGCGTCTGGATGTTTTGTTTGCAGACAACAGTCTTAAGATAGGTCAGCTCAACGTGACAGATTCATCTGGCCAGATCTCTAGCTTTAAGTTTAGTGGTGCGCAAATTAATGTACCAATAGATGCAGCGCAGTTTAAGTTTGTTATCCCAGAAGGGGTGGTCGTCGACGACCAGACACAAAGTGACTAA
- the crcB gene encoding fluoride efflux transporter CrcB — translation MDPLKTYLMIASGGAFGACLRFFISDLTLKLLGKGFPFGTLTVNILGSLLMGILYGLIDKQIIEVSPAKSLVGIGFLGALTTFSTFSMDSLLLLQQGQIVKMVLNIVLNVVMCIFMAWIGLCLVMQKG, via the coding sequence ATGGATCCACTTAAAACCTATTTAATGATTGCCTCGGGCGGTGCATTCGGCGCTTGCTTGCGCTTTTTTATTAGCGATCTCACCCTAAAACTCTTGGGTAAGGGATTCCCTTTTGGCACGTTGACCGTTAATATTCTGGGTTCACTGTTGATGGGCATTCTCTACGGATTAATTGATAAGCAGATCATTGAAGTATCACCGGCTAAAAGTCTGGTCGGAATTGGCTTCTTGGGTGCTTTAACGACATTCTCTACCTTTTCAATGGATTCTTTGCTGTTACTTCAGCAAGGCCAGATTGTGAAAATGGTACTGAATATAGTGTTGAATGTCGTGATGTGTATTTTCATGGCCTGGATAGGCCTGTGCTTAGTCATGCAAAAAGGTTAA
- a CDS encoding replication-associated recombination protein A, whose product MTNLGFDFAPDVRPLAARMRPMDLNGYIGQSHILAPDSPLRRAISQGRCHSLILWGPPGVGKTTLAEIIAHHANAQLCKLSAVTAGVKEIREQVLEAKNRLAQGGMRTILFVDEVHRFNKSQQDAFLPHIEDGTFIFIGATTENPSFALNNAILSRARVYTLKPLSLDELGLVLRQALSQDKELSRQKITLDDTVIDALSHAADGDARKALNLLEQATDLGANGEGQIVIDEAVLKQVLPSHLAKYDKGGDIYYDLISAFHKSVRGSDPDAALYWYCRILAGGGDPLYVARRLLAIATEDIGNADPRAMQVALNAWDIYHRVGPSEGERAIAQATIYLASAAKSNAVYMAFNQAQQDAASDPDYPVPEHLRNAPTKLMKELGYGDEYRYAHNEPGAFAAGECYFPREIQQRRYYDPSNRGLEKQISEKLRYLRAQNQQSPQQRYKDEDDF is encoded by the coding sequence GTGACTAATCTGGGATTTGATTTTGCGCCAGATGTGCGGCCTTTGGCGGCGCGAATGCGTCCAATGGACCTGAATGGCTATATTGGTCAAAGCCACATTCTGGCACCTGACAGCCCGCTGCGCAGGGCGATTTCTCAGGGGCGGTGTCACAGTCTGATCTTATGGGGACCACCCGGTGTGGGCAAAACCACGCTCGCTGAAATCATTGCCCACCACGCCAATGCACAGCTATGTAAGCTATCTGCGGTGACTGCCGGTGTGAAAGAAATACGTGAGCAAGTCCTTGAAGCAAAAAACCGACTGGCCCAGGGGGGGATGCGCACGATACTCTTTGTCGACGAGGTGCATCGCTTCAACAAGTCGCAACAAGATGCATTCTTGCCGCACATTGAAGACGGTACCTTTATCTTTATCGGTGCGACCACAGAGAATCCATCATTTGCACTGAACAACGCTATTTTATCCCGGGCCAGAGTTTATACCCTTAAACCTTTGAGTCTGGATGAGCTGGGCTTGGTATTACGCCAGGCGCTGTCCCAGGACAAAGAGCTCAGCCGTCAGAAAATCACCCTGGACGATACGGTGATAGACGCATTATCACACGCAGCAGACGGTGACGCCAGAAAAGCACTAAATCTGCTGGAACAGGCTACTGATCTGGGTGCCAATGGTGAAGGACAAATAGTGATTGATGAAGCTGTGCTAAAGCAGGTTTTGCCTTCGCACCTGGCAAAATATGACAAGGGCGGCGACATCTATTATGACCTGATCTCTGCGTTTCATAAATCAGTGCGCGGCAGTGATCCGGATGCTGCGCTTTACTGGTATTGTCGGATTCTGGCTGGAGGTGGAGATCCTTTGTACGTCGCCAGAAGGCTGCTTGCGATTGCCACCGAAGACATTGGTAACGCCGATCCTCGCGCCATGCAGGTGGCACTTAACGCCTGGGATATTTATCACCGGGTAGGCCCGAGTGAAGGAGAGCGTGCTATAGCGCAGGCTACGATTTACCTGGCCAGTGCAGCAAAAAGCAATGCGGTTTATATGGCATTTAATCAGGCGCAACAAGATGCAGCGAGTGACCCGGATTACCCTGTGCCCGAGCATTTACGTAATGCACCCACCAAGCTTATGAAGGAGCTTGGCTATGGAGATGAGTATCGCTATGCGCACAACGAACCCGGTGCTTTTGCTGCGGGTGAATGCTATTTCCCCAGGGAGATTCAGCAACGTCGATACTATGACCCCAGTAACAGAGGGCTTGAGAAACAAATTTCGGAAAAGCTCCGTTATTTGCGTGCCCAAAACCAGCAAAGTCCACAGCAGCGCTATAAAGATGAAGATGACTTCTGA